The window CATAAAACTCTACTTTTTTATTGTCTTCTGCTCTACTTATGGGAGGCAGTGCACTATCAGGCACACAGTTCAATGAGAACATTGTTTCAGGGAAAAATGGTGTTTCATCATCCATTGAGTTATTGCCATCTGAAACAGAATGCATGTTTGACCCATTCTCCCAAATGGGATTCCCAAAAGCCACACAATGATCCTCCTTGAATATTTGCCGCTGCCTCTTATGCTTCCCAAGAAGCCTGAGGTATGTAGACATTCCCTCAGGTGTTCGCTTGTGTGATTCCTGATCCCCAAATGGCAAAATCTTTTGTCTGCCATCTCTGTACTTCTCCATAAACTGGTTATACCATGACTCAGGAAAGTCATCACGCCCAGGCTTCTCGGATATGTTATGGACCTCTGGTTCAACATATCTTGATCCAACACCAAAGGTAAGTTTTGATTGGATCTGCATTATACGGCAACAGTGTCAGCCAAACTGCATAAAAtatgagggggaaaaaaaaggaagtggcATCCTTTCTACGGTCCCTATAtggttaaattttaaaaattaaaaggaaagtgCCCAAAGCTTATCCAAGGAAGACTTGATCATCTGGTCGTAAAAAAAGAACATAGGAGTGCCTAGCGGATAAACAGGATTGCTGTTGCTTGTTAGAGGGTCCCACTACCAAGCACCTAGGAATTATCTTAATTAAATTAGAAGTCCAGGCTTTCATCCCTGCTAGGAACATGTCATAATATCCAACTTCATAGCTCCAATGAACTAGTTCCAAGTCAGATTTTTTAGTTTGTAATTTAGTTATGCATTCTTCTTTTGAATGAAGACTAGTAAAGTTAATTAACTTAGCAAAGCAATTGAGATCATTCACTAAAAAACTTAGCAGAGCAATTGAGaccattcaccaaaaaaattaattatagcAGAAAAATAGTCatcataaaagaaatcaaatctAGCAACAATACAAACCTTAGACTGTACTGAATTACTAGGAGCTAAGCCTTCTGGGGGTTGAACGCCCCTATTGCGCGAATCGTCTTCTAAACAGAAGTATACATCATCCCCATGTAACTGTAAATCTGAATGAATTGTGTCAACCGCATTATGAAATCTGATCAAGTTATACCGATtcaaaagaaggagagaataaaaaaaaaacacaaggcAGTAACTAATTAGATTACAATTTCACAGAAGAACTTACAGAAGGGGTTGAGCTTTGAAGGAGAAGCAGCAACAgtagaagaagacgaagaagaagacgaagacgaagaagCAGCAgacgatgaagaagaagaagatgatgaaggggaggaaaacgaagaagaaggatgggaacGGAGAAAGAGGGAGACGCTGGCTTTATCGTAGAGGAGAGCGCGAACCCTGAGCTGAAGTTGGATCTGTGCCCTAGTTTTGGAATCGTCGGTCCTCATGAAAGCTTCCCAAGTCGACGGAGAGGCAAGGAAATGAGCGAAAGTGGTGTAACTCGACTCGCCCAGCCATGAACGCCACACGCCACAACCCTCCAGCTTTCTCGCAAGCTCGTAGCCTCGACCGTCCTCTCCCAGCAATGCCattcttctcctctttactttcaTGCCGCAGAATCAGAGTAGGAAGCCCTCGATATACAATAATACAAAGGAGTTTGAAAACTCCCCGATAGCAAGggctttttcttatttttaattaaaaaatattattattattgtcacGAGGTTCTGTTATTTTTCAAACATCACAAAACATATATTTAGCCACGTAGACAGATAATGTGTCCAATCACCATTGGATAAAGAGGAGATGAACTAGATTAGACACATGTGCTCCATTTGTATTGATATGCATCCCGTGTATGTTCATACATGCATATGATTCgaatgaaaaaaacaataaaaatatgatCTAGATTTGCCTTTTAACACTCTTCGGTGACCATTCTACTCTTTGATACCAccataaaaagttaaaaaaatggataatagAAAAAGGTATAATCTTTTAtctatttgatttgattcaatatTGGTTAAGACTTGGCCTAACACTACTAGACTTGGTACAAATTAAGGTTAGGCTAGATGGTAGATATTATATGGGAGAAAAAGGAAACCAGGTTGCATAGCTTACACTAGCACCCCTTCCTGTCTATGGGcggaaagagagaaataaggaggTGCTATTGTATACTGCTCAACCGGACAAGGAACCCAATCTCATATTATAAGTATGGGAAAATTAACATTGTTAATAAGTTGGATTGGAGTAAACTTTGGCTATAGGGACTAAGATCCCTAACTCATTAGGTGGGCTAAAATTTGCTCAAATCTCTAGCTTATATAGGCTCTACCCTTTGACTTGTTTGGAGATTAGGGGGCAAAGTTTTATGTCCAAAAGCGACCCTATGTCATACACAGTGGGCAAAATGACCGTCATGCTCCTCTTGGGGGTGCGTGCCTATGTGCATTGGCCACTCCTGGATAAAAAAAACACTTGCCCTATAATTAGGTTAAAGAGTAATTTCCGATTACTGTCATTGCAAAAAATCAAATGGCAAAAATGAATCAACCAAGACTTTAAATGAACAAAAAAGAAGTGCTAAATTCCAGCCACTAATTTGAAATGCAAAACTTCTTTCAGAAAATTATCCATCTCTTTGGGTacagtttttttatttgttcGATTCGGCTTCAGCTTTAATATCCAAGATGGCTGTTCTACGTTAGTGAACATAGTCTCATCAGATACATCTGATAAAACTGCTACGTTTGGTGAATATTGAAAACTACGCATGTAGATTTTTGAGTTATCATGGAATCAGAcctaaaaaaatttcagaaGCTCAGCATAAAACCTAGTATGTCATAACCAAACTGATaacttctcctttcttcttctatcttcttctcttaaAACTGCGTGAGTACtgttcttctttcatcttcttcagatCTTGTCACATGGTAGTACTGGTCACCAATTTGGCTAACGTAtgatgcataattttaaattgaACACCACCTCTCATTCATATTGCAAGGCATTAAGCCTAACTATACAAGTTACATATTTGCGCACTATGTTATATTGATacaaaggggaaagaaaaattagaaaaaaatttcccctaAATCAATGTTCAAGAATTTAATGTACACAAATGTATTGAGAGAGATCCGCTAGCCAGCGCACCACCTGAAAATAGATATGATGAGCCCCCGCTTGAATTTGTACAATGGAACATATGCCCTTTTGGTGAAATGGCAGGTGAGTGATTTGTGACATGTAAATATCCCATAAGATGTAGAAGGCTTTATCACCTTCATGTTCATGAAGTAAGGATTACCTGAGGATGTGAAGCTTCAGCAGTTTTGTGAAGTGAAATAGGTGGGAGTGATGAAGCACTATTGGTTAAGTTCCCGACCTTGATGTTGTAGCTGCTGCATGGCCGTGGATCAAACAATCTGCATCAACAGTGGTCTCCCTTGCAAATCTACACCATACTGAAATAACTCTTAAGCCATCTGTTCAAACACATACAATGCTCCAGTCAAAATTCTCTTGAGTCATATATTCTGCTATTAATCCTCCATTCTAGATTAAGACAATGAAATAAAAGAGCAACAAATGCAAGTAACAGCCTCAACCAATATAGACCATAAATTTGCATAGTTAATTCAGAGTAACAGTAGCGCTACAGTAATTTTCAGTGTAGAAGCCAAAACCATTTTCCGATTTGAATTCCTCTGATAAGCAACAAGAAGAATTTAATAGGACACAGAAGAAATAAACGAGTATGGAAGAGGGGGTGTCCGAACATGCCAACCACCCAAAACCACAACATGCAGATAATGAAGAAATGCATGAGTATGACCAAGCAACACAAAAGCACTATTTCCCTCTCCAGCCGGCAGGGAAACAATCTAGGACCAACCCATACCAGTGAGAACAAGTGCAAATTTGCCACACTAAAAACTGAAAGGCAGACCCTCCTAACAATCCTGATCTCGTAATTCCACATTATGGGAAGAGCCAAAAAGCTAATTCATCTCCTCCAGGCATTTTGACACATAAATGCTAATTAACAAACTGGTTGTTTATTTAACCAGCTACTATGTCTGGCTATCCACGTCTCTTTCAGCCGTTGTCGTTCTTGAAGTCACCGTTCTGGTGGAGATTAAGCTAACTCATTAGCCACAGCATCTGTTAATCTTAGCCTCCATTGGAACTAGACTAATCTCCAGCTCATTAGCCACAGCATCTGTTAATCTTAGCCTCCATTGGAACTAGACTAATCTCTTAACTCATTAGCCACAGCATCTGTTTATCTTAGCCTCCATAGGAACTAGACAGTTCCATTCATCGAGAAGGATCTGGCTTTCCCTTTGCTCATTTAATATCTCCAATCCTGTACACTTCACCATGTACTGGAGTTCTGTTTCAACTATTAACCGTTCTGTCAAAAGATTGTCTCTAAATCAAATTGCATACCTCAATTAATATGGGCTGAAGATCCAGTGGGTGATCTATGAGGCCAAGCTTGTATAAGTGGTTCTATTTCCCACTGGCTCCATCTGGTTGCAAGGGAgataaagggaagggaagggaagcgaaatcaaatcaataaaagTGTATGGTTGTGTAGCTCCAAACATTTCAAGTACGatcaatatatttttattttgctttgCAATCAAATCTCTttaatttgaaaaggaaaataaagtttACATGATATAATTACCAAATAAGGGAagatctttaaattacacaatcatgattacaaaatttATCTTTCTCAAATCAACTtaacttcccttccttttactTGCAACCAGACCGGACGGAGCAGTCACAAGGAAGGTTGATCTGGGTATTCCAACTGTTAGATAACCCAAACCAATTACATGACTGCAATGTGTTTTATTCTTCTATTCTTAACACAGGTTTATTAGGTCCTAAATTTGTacacctataaaaaaaaaaataataataatagattaattaattaattaaaaaaaaaaagtgaaaagaatTGGAGATGTTCCACTCATAACAAGGCCTGCCAAACAACATTCTTACTTTAATTAATTCATGGATGGTAAAGTCATTCTACAACCACTGAACAACCAAATAACAtccttaagtaaatgaaataacaaacaTTTTCTTCAATGATATTTGGAATAAATAAGTGCAAAAACaaaaggcgactgtcgcctaggccctagGCAAACAAGCCTGGACGGCAAGGgagccttgacaactatggtgctCAGTAATGTAGTTATGTGCAGTTGTGTATTGGTGGTATTGTGTTATAGCCTTGCAAGCACATGCTTCTTCAGCCTTTTATTACTGATTGTATAATCAAGTCTAATTTGAAATTCCCAAGTCTTCATCGCAGATTTTCATGTGTTCAGAATTTCCATCAAAGACAACTATTagttcagaaaataaaaaatttcaataattccatAATTCTCTAGGGAAAAATATTTAATGAAATTGGAAATGTGAACCTCACTCATGGCTCCAAATCTTTGACCATAGACTCCATCTCGACATTGGAGCACTGTTTAACAGTGCATAAAATATAGCCATAGAGATCTCGATTATAGACTTTTTACTGTCCATTGGTAGACTTTTAAAGCACTActttagaatgaaaaaaaagatataGCAATTGACCACTGAGGGGTTGATACAAATAACAACAAATGAATTGCTTTTAAAGTTTATATTTAAAATATCACACGCAATCAATGTCCAAAAAAAAGCTGAAAGCCAAACACTTGATAAGCCTCTCTATGCAAGGAATCAAAGAACATAACGAAGAAGCAGTTAATTGTGAGCAGAAGCAAAATTTACCTCAGGTCAACATCATTGGTCAGCACTGATGGAGGAAATCTAGAGGTGCAGTATGGAATTGTCTATCCTGTCAAAGAAGCTTTTGATTTCACATTTCGAGGAATGCTAGTTTTTCGAAGCTGAGGGTTTTCTATGGAATATACAAGAAGGCTTCCATCCTTGGTGCCAGCTAAGAAGCACTCTTCTGGTGTCACAGTTAGAGATGTTATAATCCTCCCAACACCATCATACCTTCTCACAACCTCAAGTGAGTTCATCGACCTTACAACTATCTGTCCTTGGTCGCCTGCACAAACCAAGAACTCACCACAACTACTGAGTTCAACACAATTCAGACGCCCATTAGATTCCGATGTTGCAATGTGTTTTCCATTTATAGAATAGAGGTGCAAACTGAGATCATCATcagcataaaatattatccGTCCATGCCTAGATGCAACCAGTTTTGACAGGGCACTGCCACATGGATGCTGAAGAGACCTTATATATCTTCCTTCTCGCAAGGTGTGGAAAACACAAGTTCCATCTTTTGACCCACTGATAACTATATCAAGCTCTGCACTGACAAATAAACACGTGATTACATCATCATGGCCACAAAGGATATGGAAAGGAGTTTCAACAATAATATAGTCCTTTCTGGGTAGCTCTGTTTGTGCATATCGAACTTTCTTTTCTGTTCCTCGGACACGAAAAACCTCCCACACCATGACTGTTGTATCATAACTTCCAGTAGCAAGGATGCTTCCATCAGATGTCACTGCAAcattaattaatttcataagGCTGTATGGACCAAATGCAATTATTTTTAAGATAGATGAGGTAAAAACAAGAATAGAACTTGCTGGAGAACAATAAAACACTGACATTACCAGATGTAGGACATGTAGGGTATGGACAAGGACAACTAGGTGAGGATATATTAAGTATGGATATGGATCCTAGAATTTGACTGCCagccaacccccccccccaagccCTCAGAAACCCTTGCTTTTCCCTTTCCTAGTAAAAGAGGAACATATAGGTAATCGATGGATGATGAAGGTTAGAGCTTAGGGTAGGCTGAAGATTTGGGGAGAAGTAGTGACAAAATAAATGGTGCCTTAGGTTTAACTATAAAAAT is drawn from Macadamia integrifolia cultivar HAES 741 chromosome 7, SCU_Mint_v3, whole genome shotgun sequence and contains these coding sequences:
- the LOC122084674 gene encoding uncharacterized protein LOC122084674 produces the protein MKVKRRRMALLGEDGRGYELARKLEGCGVWRSWLGESSYTTFAHFLASPSTWEAFMRTDDSKTRAQIQLQLRVRALLYDKASVSLFLRSHPSSSFSSPSSSSSSSSSAASSSSSSSSSSSTVAASPSKLNPFYLQLHGDDVYFCLEDDSRNRGVQPPEGLAPSNSVQSKIQSKLTFGVGSRYVEPEVHNISEKPGRDDFPESWYNQFMEKYRDGRQKILPFGDQESHKRTPEGMSTYLRLLGKHKRQRQIFKEDHCVAFGNPIWENGSNMHSVSDGNNSMDDETPFFPETMFSLNCVPDSALPPISRAEDNKKVEFYGVLDCLPHVVTRSPAMMERFGIRPDYLGTGFERSKYRGKNGLELNKKPLGQEQALRMSQKVIARVLRTLGFEGATEASVEVLSQLLSCHICKLGRILKVLTDSYRKQWSAIEILKMFLQTAGYIDLGALAEYAKDGNRAFTQQTPQNLRGLQPGFQSQLQSPNLQPQQFPRQMHPHMQMMNPQNLAFQQQQQWERMRRRQPTTPRSGMSMDKERPHMEVKIENATESPFDGNSSIVNGRHPQMQFRQQQLGAMANLPAQSSHQFKQLASVQIPQLQTQNMVMVRPPPVKVEGFQELMGGDASLKHDSEEHKLTSPSK